In Neoarius graeffei isolate fNeoGra1 chromosome 17, fNeoGra1.pri, whole genome shotgun sequence, a single window of DNA contains:
- the LOC132864573 gene encoding craniofacial development protein 2-like yields MESYLDQLSITATRVGAGPPPGRSNDDVSLNPAGRGPSDSSTKNEALMRCRRVLYMATFNACTIRKDSRVSELTHCARLLGIEVLGIHEPRHIHPSELSYTRTEDHFLITSSAWRNEAQAATGGVGFLLSNRAKRALCDICSYSSRILLAVFAGNPATSVIVAYSPTNVSDPADIDQFYRLLRAAVQDTPAHNFLVILGDFNARLGPEDARYPFHQSTNRNSEYLAELLMENNLIASNTSFKKHPGKLWTFEDRATQAKRQLDYILTRKKWRNSVLNCEAYNGFASIGSDHRLVSIRLRLSLWASKQQPKCAHYVWKSLTVSPEIQAQYTIEVKNRFQALEMTEDPTESYQNFIDAIADAAKSCVPLKARVNKPRRSSHPAMVEAREKLDYAIKSQRSSDEIVRARNELYGIYDHLQAADLEEKAARIEAASADCQHSKAWQVINEISGRKKKAEGSRVSGASPEERISTWFTHFRNLLGRVPDIDGEMLSKMSFQILI; encoded by the coding sequence ATGGAAAGTTATTTAGATCAGTTATCGATTACCGCCACGCGAGTAGGTGCTGGTCCACCACCTGGAAGATCGAATGATGACGTGTCCTTAAATCCTGCTGGAAGGGGCCCGTCTGATAGCAGCACCAAAAATGAGGCACTCATGCGTTGCAGGAGGGTGCTTTACATGGCTACCTTCAACGCATGCACCATCCGAAAAGACTCAAGAGTTAGTGAGCTGACCCACTGCGCAAGATTGCTTGGCATCGAGGTTCTGGGAATCCACGAGCCcagacacatccatccatccgagCTCAGCTATACCCGCACTGAAGATCATTTTTTAATCACCTCTTCGGCATGGAGGAATGAGGCACAGGCGGCAACAGGCGGAGTAGGTTTCCTACTTAGCAATCGTGCGAAGAGAGCATTGTGCGATATCTGCTCATATTCATCCAGGATTCTGCTGGCCGTTTTTGCTGGAAACCCTGCCACGTCAGTCATAGTTGCGTATTCTCCTACGAACGTCTCAGATCCAGCCGACATCGACCAGTTTTATAGACTTCTGCGCGCAGCAGTCCAAGATACCCCGGCACACAATTTCTTGGTTATTCTTGGAGACTTCAATGCAAGACTTGGACCCGAGGATGCTCGTTACCCATTCCACCAGTCTACGAACAGGAACAGTGAATATCTAGCCGAGTTACTCATGGAGAATAACCTCATTGCATCGAACACAAGCTTTAAGAAGCATCCTGGAAAACTGTGGACATTTGAGGATCGTGCCACCCAAGCCAAGAGACAGTTAGACTATATCCTGACGAGAAAAAAGTGGCGTAATAGTGTACTCAACTGTGAGGCTTATAACGGCTTTGCTAGCATTGGCTCCGACCACCGGTTGGTTTCCATTAGACTGCGCCTGAGTTTGTGGGCATCCAAGCAGCAACCGAAATGTGCTCACTATGTCTGGAAAAGCTTGACCGTGTCTCCTGAAATACAAGCCCAGTACACTATTGAGGTGAAGAACCGCTTCCAGGCTTTAGAGATGACTGAGGATCCAACCGAGAGTTACCAGAATTTCATAGATGccattgctgatgcagctaaatCCTGCGTTCCACTTAaggcaagggtaaacaagccacgaaGATCTAGTCATCCTGCCATGGTAGAAGCGCGTGAAAAATTGGACTATGCAATCAAGTCCCAGAGGTCATCTGACGAGATTGTCCGCGCgaggaacgaactgtatgggataTATGACCATCTGCAAGCTGCAGATCTGGAAGAGAAAGCTGCTAGGATTGAAGCTGCAAGCGCTGACTGTCAACACAGCAAAGCATGGCAAGTGATAAACGAAATAAGTGGACGGAAGAAGAAAGCTGAAGGCAGTCGCGTGTCCGGAGCTAGTCCGGAGGAACGGATTTCTACATGGTTTACACACTTTAGAAATCTCCTTGGCCGAGTACCGGACATCGATGGAGAGATGTTATCGAAGATGTCATTCCAGATCTTGATATAG